The following proteins are co-located in the Meiothermus cerbereus DSM 11376 genome:
- a CDS encoding DUF309 domain-containing protein, whose translation MQALHLLDTPEYLEAIALWHQGQFWEVHEALEPLWRRLSGPERELTHGIILLAAALHKARSSQSGGWRNFHKALGHLKNLPATYQGIRVSALIEETRQALQAGPGKIPPFPLLSTLD comes from the coding sequence GTGCAAGCCCTTCATCTACTGGATACTCCAGAGTACCTCGAGGCCATTGCACTGTGGCATCAAGGCCAGTTCTGGGAGGTACACGAAGCCCTCGAGCCCCTCTGGCGCAGGCTTTCCGGGCCCGAGCGCGAGCTGACCCACGGCATCATCCTGCTGGCCGCAGCCCTGCACAAAGCCCGCAGCAGCCAAAGCGGCGGCTGGCGCAATTTCCACAAAGCCCTGGGGCACCTAAAAAACCTTCCGGCCACCTACCAGGGCATCCGGGTCAGCGCGCTGATTGAGGAGACCCGCCAGGCCCTGCAAGCAGGACCCGGAAAGATCCCGCCTTTCCCTCTGTTATCCACGCTAGATTAG
- a CDS encoding ubiquinol-cytochrome c reductase iron-sulfur subunit has translation MNRRDATRALVGGLLMLGGARGQQSPAAVRIGELRQLPEVWADLEFRFANQPCLLVRVPPPKEASPRIFKAGEQVYLTAYSRLCTHQGCTVPLPDRQQNIECGCHGSRFRADGSLLAGPASQPLRAIRLELLEGVVWAVGWQDS, from the coding sequence ATGAATAGGCGTGATGCGACCAGGGCCCTTGTGGGCGGCCTTTTGATGCTAGGAGGTGCTCGAGGTCAGCAAAGTCCGGCGGCGGTGCGGATCGGCGAGCTGCGCCAGCTCCCTGAAGTGTGGGCCGACCTCGAGTTCCGCTTTGCCAACCAGCCCTGCCTTCTGGTGCGGGTTCCACCCCCCAAGGAGGCCAGCCCGCGCATCTTCAAAGCCGGCGAGCAGGTCTACCTCACCGCCTACTCCCGCCTCTGCACCCACCAGGGCTGCACCGTACCACTGCCCGACCGGCAGCAGAACATCGAGTGCGGCTGTCACGGCAGCCGTTTCAGAGCCGATGGCTCGCTGCTGGCCGGGCCGGCCAGCCAACCCCTGCGGGCCATTAGGCTCGAGCTGCTCGAGGGGGTGGTCTGGGCGGTGGGGTGGCAGGATTCCTGA